In the genome of Microbacterium paraoxydans, the window GTCGGTGACTTGCCGCAGGTAGTCGATCTTGTCGAGCGTCTTGTACGACGCGCCGCCGGGAATCATCGCGGCGGCTTGCTCGCTGGCACGGCCCACAGGTTCGGACGGTGCGGGAAACTTTCCCGCACCGTCCTTTCCGGGCTGGTTCTCCGCGCTGAACCGTGTCGCGGCCTGCCTGCGCGCGGCATCCTCGGCCATGAGGGTCTTCAGCTCGCGGTAGAGCGCAGCCGCCTCGACCGGGGTGAGGTCTTTGTGGAGCATGTTGTCGTCTTGCTCGGCCAGCAGGTGACCGAGCCTGCCCGAGATGCCCGAGCGCACCCACACGCTCACCGTGCGCCAGCCGAGCATCTTGATTGCGGCCAGCCGCCTCGCACCGCACACCAGCACCCCGTCGATGGTGACCGTCAGCGGTTGCAGGAGGCCGTCGCGGGCGATGGACTCGGCCAACGCGGTCAGGTCACCCAAGTCAGTGCGGTGACGGTTGCCGACGACGATGGACTCGACGGTGCGGTTGAGTTCGATGTGCCCGGTATGCCTGCTCATGACCGGCCCCCACGTTTTGGGGCCGCGAGCGAGATCATCAGCACGAGATCGTCGTCGCGCAGCAGCGCGCGCAGGCTCTCGCCGATCAGCAGCCTGAGCAAGATGCCGCGCCCGGCAGCGGTCGCGGCGTAGGCCGGGCTGGGGTGCCCGAGCAGTGCCTTCAGCAGCGCTGTCCACGCGGTGCTGTTCACGTCGAGCAGGGCGCGGGCGTGCTTGTCGCGGCGCAGCGCTTCATAGGCGCTCTGGCGGCTGCCCGCCCGGGCAAGCGCCTGGCAGATGTGCTCGACCCCGGCGCGGGCGACATGCGGGGGCCAGCCCAGCAGCGTGAACAGTGCGATGGCGTCTTCGACCGCCGAGTCTGTCGAGCAGCACGCCGTCGTGCTTGCCGGTTCGTCCGTGCCAGTCGGGTCTGGGTCGGTAACGTGGAACGCCGTGTGGTAGTCCGTGAGCGGGTTCTCTCGATCTGACAGCCGCTCGGCGTCGTGGAACGCGGAGATGTGCGGACGCCGGGCTTGATGCACCGAACAGAGCAGGCCCTGCCCGCGTTCCTCGGCGATGCAGGTGATGCGAACCGCGTGGGTCACCACGCCCCACGGATCGTTCGCGGTGCGGGCGGCCTTGGTGCGCATCACATCGAACGCGGCACTGGCTGCCTCCCACGGGTCGAGGCCGTGCTTGCGGGCCAGCGCCCCGTACTTGTCGGCGGCGTAGGCCATCAGGTCGGCGGCCACCGGATCGCACTGCCAAGCGCCAGGGCCGCCCTCGTGCAGTCGGTTCAGCAGGGCACGCAAGCCCTCGCTGCGAGTGAAATCCTCCGGTACGTGCTCGGTTGTGCGAGTTGTCATGGTAGGCACCTCCTGCCAGCCAGGTGCGCTCCCATGCCCAACAGGTCGGGGGCGGTCGGGCGTTCGCTGTCGAATCATCGCTACTCACCACTTCACGACTTCCCGA includes:
- a CDS encoding ParB N-terminal domain-containing protein codes for the protein MSRHTGHIELNRTVESIVVGNRHRTDLGDLTALAESIARDGLLQPLTVTIDGVLVCGARRLAAIKMLGWRTVSVWVRSGISGRLGHLLAEQDDNMLHKDLTPVEAAALYRELKTLMAEDAARRQAATRFSAENQPGKDGAGKFPAPSEPVGRASEQAAAMIPGGASYKTLDKIDYLRQVTDDPDLPATVRGDAAAELERIDAGAPVHPGFERIRAAVTETASETTDLEALAREAVARAQAAQTKPAPVTFAGAAEPARWPVRAFVATWSELADWWTHYDAEVLANELSDEQIASFLATADGTSTFADDLRTARQALSNPRRHLRAL